Below is a genomic region from Medicago truncatula cultivar Jemalong A17 chromosome 3, MtrunA17r5.0-ANR, whole genome shotgun sequence.
AATTAAGCTATTTATCCAAGCAGAACCTAATTTATCATAAGCTGTTTCCTTAAGCTGTCTTAAATTGTCTCACAAATGTTTATGCCGGTAGATAAGTTTaaataagccaattcaaacAGAGCCTGagactctgtttggtaaaatatAGCAGATAGCTTATAAGTTAATCTACAGCGGATAGCTAGTTGATAGCCGATAAACTAGTTGATTAAATTTGTGGTCTTTGGTATTAAAAGTTGAACTAGCTCATGAATATGTAATGACataaaaaagatatgtttagttagtatttaatttttttcaattaagataacTGGGAtaaaatttagagaaaaaatgataagttataagctttaagctataagctacttgaattagcttatcaaaaaacgctataagctagtaaaaataatttacaagCTCCTGAGAAAATGACGGTTACCAAACGGATCTTTTTCAGTCATATGAACTGATAAGCTATTAACTATATGCTAGCTTATTGTGCTTTCCAAACAGAACCTTAGTCTTCATGTTTTCTCATGTTGGTCTTTGTGTGTGTTGTGCAGCATTTGTTATTCAGTGTAACAGACCCACAATTTAGGGTGAAGCCTGCTGGTGTTTCAGATGTAAGTTCGTATTTTTTCCCACTGAACACTCTAGTTGGTAGCTTCTTTTTCTTATGTCACGCGGCTGGCTAATTTTGGGGAATAGTTTATGTTGCTAGATCATGTGGGCGGAAGCTATGGGGAAGCTTGAGGGTATGGAAAGTGCTGATAGAGAACGTCTTTGGCCACAACAAGTTCAAGGTTTTAAGGATCTTTCCCAACGCCTTAAGGTAATTTTTTTGTGCTCcactatgtttggattgattggAAGGGGTGCATAGAAAGGACTCAACTGGAATTAGCTATGGGGTGTTTAAAACAGGGTTTAATGTAATGTGATGGACCTTGATGGAATCTGTTCCATctaatacattttattttctttaccaaTTCGAGGCTATGGAGCCCCATATTGTCTTTCTCTTCCGTACTCCCTAACATCGGAATTAAACTTTTCTTCATTCCATCATAAAATTTCCAAATATTGGTATGGTAGTTTTGTTCTATTCGATTTCACCTATCATTAGATATCCAAACAAAACATAGACATTGTACATTATAGCAATGGATTTGATAGGCTAACTACTGGACTAGTGCTAGCATATGatttttgaaggaaatggaTGTTCATATGGTGCTGGGCATTTTGGCTCTTTTCTGCAGTTAGTTTTTAGTTAAATAGGGGCAACCTGGTGTAACTGGGCTCTCATGATTGTGGGATCCAAGGAAGACTCAAATCCATTCTAAATTTATTATAAACAACCTTACCTTGCAATttagattttaaataattatatataaatgtaaATGTTTAGCAGTTTCAAAATTTAGGTGCATATCATCGGCATAGATGCCAGGCATTTGAACTTTGATTTTATgtgaaaaaaagttgttttcaaaatttattctGCTCATCAGCTGTCCATGGTTAATACTAAAACAGAGAACTTTGCTGCTGATGTCAAGATTTTGTGGAAGATAAAAAACTTTACATAATACGTTGttctattttcaaaacaaactgGTGATAGGAAGTGATAGGAAGGACATAGACATGTGCGTGCGTCGGTAACCTAGACAGACGGGAACTGCTAACAtacttccattttctttttagaATAAGTAAATTTGCATCCTATTACTGTGTTTAATAGACAAGTTAAAACAAGGCATATCATATGGGTTTTGTTTCATGTTTGGTGCATGTgaaaaatagaacaaaataGGACAGAGCTTGAGAAAAGGGTTAATTCTAAGTAAAATGTTGGAATTAAATAAAACAGATATAACATGCTGTTCAGTTTCATTTTTTCTGTGTACCAAATGCTACCTACACCTTTTTTCATTTGGACCAAAACTCATTCTGCCTTTTCACAAACAGCTTAAGTTGATGGTTggttatttaagaaaatataatttgtttttcttcagaAAAACTTATATTTCACATTTTCTATTTCCTGTTAATGCCATGCCATTCATTTCAACATCATTATGCAATCAATCAAACAGTTGACATGTGAAAACAGCAGTAATGCATATTTTCCTAATAACAGAGTAGCTGTTTGACTTGCTTATAATTGTAAAACCCCATTTTACAATGGATGCATTGGAAAAGGTaggaaacataaataaatattgtccAACTCTAATTTATTCTGCCTATAAATTACATGACATTTCTACTCTAGTCTCTGTTATGGTGGCATTTTAAATGAAGTTGATCAGCGTCTAGTCCTTTGTGGAGGGGATTGTTTATGATTGGTTTGAGTTAGCAGCTGCAAGATTGGTATGTTAGTAAATTTCAAAATCATTGAAACTGAAAGATTCTGCCACAAAAAAgttgagaaaaaataatatttaacgaGTGACATTTGATGATAGAAAGAGGTAGGAGTggtaacaaaataataatggCATGAAAGAGAAAATCGTTGATACCTATTAATTATAGTTGTTTTAGAAATGAGAGAAATATGATATTGACCAAATTAAAAGGCATGGTTATTAATATAGCATGTGTTGGGATCACGGTGGATATCCGACCTAACGCACATCCAAATTTATGCATCGTACTTTTAACCTACCAGTGGGAATTAATATGCTAAAAGATAAGTTAAGGAGAGCCAAGAGCTTTTAGGAACATGACTGCTCCAATTGTAGTATTAGATCAATATTCATTTGAGTATATACAACTCTTTACTGGGTGGATATATTGAAATATCCCACAATGGCAAAGGACGGTGCTTTGATCTGTATCCCCCCCAGTCAGTATTTGgtgcaaaaaacatataattaataaaatcagATATAGAAAATTAGAAATTGTTGAAATATGGGCTTTGATGACACATTTTTGCTCACATTGTCTTGCAGCTCCAAGATGAAGTCATTGTCTCTGATGCAGAGAGATTAAGTGTAACCCAAAGCAATGTTAAAATGGTATTTCTCTTCTCCTGCTCTCCAAAGAAAAATAGTGAACCGGTACCGGTTTTTTATGCTAACCTACCTTCTCGATTCTCTGATGGTATTTGCAGCTCCAAAGACATTTTCAAGCAGATACTCTTCCTTGGATTCAAAGACTGAAACAGAAAGAACAGATTCTTCAGCAACGTATTTTAAGAGTATGGACAATTGTTGTGTGTTTGAAATAAAGCTTTCACATTTCTTATTTTGTCTAGTTCTCTCCTCATTATGTCTAATCATATGTCGTGATTGAAGGTGATGAGAATAGTGGAGGCGTTGGAGGGAAAAGGCTGCCGTATTCCATTAACAAAAGGGGAAGCTGAACTCGCTGAGAAATTAGCCACAATAACTAGACAGGTAGAATTTTTGTATCTTCTGCCTCCTATTCTGTTGCTCGGATGGAACTAACATGAAAATGTTTTTCCAGCTGAAAGGATCTGGAGCGGAATTATCTAGAAGGGTACAAAATCTACTCGGCGTATCTCGTGTCAAGGCTAATAGCAATGGATTTTGTAACTCAGCTCATCTTCTGGGCtcaaccaaaattcatgatCAAAGTCTGGCTGACCTGCAGGAGGTAAGATGCTACCAATATGGCAATATGAGGTTTATtgcttaaaatattttttgatctTTTGctgtattttttaaacaatcatTTGTATGACGAAATTTGCATTTTCATAACTCCAAAGAACTCAATGTTCATTAATGATGGTCTACTTTGTGAGAACAGGTTTTACAGCAGCAGATGGATGCCATAGCAAGACTTGGCAGTGTTCTAAAGCGAGATGCACGGGATATGGAGATTATGATGGCCGAGGACACAGGAACTTCAGAAAATGGACATTTAATGTAAACTTGCTTAAGAAATCTGTAGCCTTCTTGCTTCATATTTTCCTTTGATTTGTTATTTTTCCATGTATCATGATTTGGTAATATAGTGAGCTCAGTAGATTTTAGGGACACTTTTCGTGTAGTTGGCGGAGTAGTTTAACTTGATCCATTTGTGATGTTTCTGTGGCTATTTGAATCTTCCTACATTCTTGAAGGGTTCAACATACATGGTTAGCAAGGGTATATTTGTCAGaggattttggaaaaaaaagtgCTGGCATGTGAGGattgtaaaatattttcaacttttgaagtttttaaaatcaaatgattATTATAAAACTATATTCTTCAATTGcttcaattttttaatgattatattatttttaattctaaaattaaGAATTTACATTCTATTAAACtagttgtttaaaatatttatccAAACGTACAATCCGTAAATAAATGTgaggaatatatatatttttgaaagaaaatgttagGAATATTAAAATGTGTTCTTATTTTTGCGAATTTTATCCACATATAAGATTTGGGATTATCACGTTGAAGTATTGACATGGTAAAACTTCTAATCTGCTCATGGATTAAATTCAAAGCTAAagtttttttatgtgatttcaCCAACAATGAAGTTCTCAACCTCTTATGTGTCTAGGTGCAGTTTTGTCTGGaacttgattttatatttttgttccttAGATGTTCTTAGGATATTCGTTAGCAACACCCTAAAACTTCTATTATAGTCTAAACTACTACTTATAAAAAGAACTCTCAAGAATTATTAATActctttgcaaaaaaaaaaattattaatactCAACAAACACTTTCTTTCAAGATCCCCAAGAATAAAATTcccactatttttatttttgggtacaATGTTGCTTAAATTCCCACTATTTTATTCCCGGATAAGATATTTCTAGGATTAATTTATGAATATGTGTGAAACAAACGCCCCCTAAGTACATACGGAGTAGTATTCTACTAGAAATGTTTTTCAAACTCAAACGCCATGTTCCATACGATTTTTGTTgctttcaatcatttttttctctcatcaaagccaaaaaaaaaaaaaaaaaaaaacactaacagaataGAATTTCATACAATAGAAAATGGTTTAGTTTTAATTACTAATCCCTATTGGTATTGGACATGTTAACAAGGGAAGTCACGttcataaaatgatttttgacaCAATGTTCCAGCGTTTGGCAAGAAGCTTCACGCTTGTATTTTGTTCTAGTtttccaacaacaaaaaatcatttaagtGCCAATGGTATCCACCCAAGTAATCAATCCAATCTAAATCCTGATTATTTATTGTTAATAATCTCCCGACACCATCGATTTGTAAATAGTTTTACATAAACAGAGACTTTCAATTTGTGCAAAAGCATGGATTTTTTTACAGGGTGTAAAAGCATTGACATCAGCAGTGTAACTCTAAATCAAATACAGGAAATGGATAAATTAAGGGTTTAGTAAGTGAGCTTGAAGATGATACCAAGTCACAACGATATAAACTACTCACTTGATGTATACTGGACCAAACTAGTCATATCTAATATTACAAATTTCCATATTTACGCATCTAATCTACTCTCAGTATCTTGGGAGTATATTTAGAAGAAAAGTGTCGATTATATTTGAGTTTCTAAAATACTCGATATTTCGAAGCAAAGTTAAAATGCTATAAACCGCAAAAGTTAAGTAATGTAGAGAGTAGATATATGAATTCCTTCAAATAAAGCATGCTAAAGAGACAAacagaaaaaaattcaactaaTTCCTAAGGAAAGGGCAAGCAAACTCTACAAATACAATTGCATACTGAAAAGGAGTTAAAGTTAGATAAAGTTATAAAGAGAATAATTGGTTAACCAGATTTGGGCTGCTATACTGAAAAGAAAGCTAAATAATGGAGTTTCAGGGGCTCCAATGGAATAATTTTAGGTACAAACTATCACACTGTAGAACTGCAGACCATGTAGCATACAAAACTGTAGCAGAGCATAGAACAGATGCCCCCTGCaaagataaaatttataattattagtGTTGACTATCACCATGTGGAACTTGTTATACTACTATAGCAGATGTAAAAATGTTACACTTATTTCAATCCTCAAATTAGCTTATTCTACTTATGGGCTTTCCTTTTGCTAGCTGCTACCCAAGATATCCAACACCCCGTTCCGGCTGAATGCTACCATGAATAACAATTCAGAAAGGATTGAAAGACTTTAGCCTTTAAGgtatggaagaagagaaaaccaggataggaatttctacaaaaaaaaaaaaaaaaagaccacgAGTCTTCAATATAGAAGAGCATTCTTGGTAAGCTATCCACTTCCCTGGAGGAAGTCCTAAAAGGAAATTGAAGTTAATGGTAAGCTTCCCATAAGCATCAAAAAACATCCATTCAGGGCTACCTTTGTGCTGATATCACAAGATATACATGCTTAATGCTTTGACAAAATATGTTTCACACAACTGATTCTATTTATTGAACAAATTGGATCTGTCAGTAAATTCCCATATCATCAGAGTTATAAAGTACAAACTTATCAACTTCTGCACATCTGTAAAGAaaaattcatgcatacaaatcACTTGGATGATCAAGTAACAGGCAGTACTACGAACCAACAGATCTCCATTGAAAGGTGCCACACCCATATATGGtttacaaactttttttttttttttttatatttcaaggcaaaaaaatactaattaagcACATTTACGTCTTAACATTACGTTTATTTTACTAGTATCATTAGATTAGATAAAGGAAAGAGACAACTTACTATTGAGTAGACAGAATCGAAGCTTAGAAGAAGATTATTGAAACACCCATCATGAAACAACCCATAGCTACCCACGGGCTTAAACGCTCACCTGTGTAAATAACCATACAAGCATGATCAAGATAATATCTCTGACAGGTTCCACAcctcatgaattttttttctctcgcTTACTTCGTAGCAtctttttttgtattaaaatattataacaatgaCAATCTATTTCACAAGGAATCCCAACATGCTTGTGCAGCATTAAATGTGAGACAATGACATTCAAGAACTACAAGGGAAAGCTAGAATACTAGTAACCGCTGTCGCAAACAACCTGCCAATAGGGGTGTAGGTCATTAACACAAGTATACAATACAACTATGTTGTTTGACCCAAATGGATAGAAGGTATAAAAATATCACAGAAGAAAGCTAAATAAAACTTCAAGGGAAACCTGGACCCAAACTATGACTCCTTTCACCCCTTATTTTTCACTACAATCTCTTTCCAGAGTTTGAATAAAAACACAAACAGACTTTAAAAGCGAATATAAAAATAGACATAAAATGATAATTGAGGCAGTAGCAAATCAAATAGGAGACATCTACCTATTCTTGCCGCCTTCCAGAAGAAACCGCGAAATCTGTCAGGAAAACACATGTCATCAATTCTGTTAGTTCAGCAAGTTCTAAAATTCCATTATGAAGAATGAAACCACTAGTGCAAAATAAATATCTAATGGTTAAGAAAAAGTGATTTGTGTATAGAAGAGATCATTTTTAAATGAAGATGTAAAATTCAAATATCCATATTAACAAACACTTGCAAAAGGAATCAGGAAGGTTGCGGGAAAGGAACGGAGG
It encodes:
- the LOC11446407 gene encoding LOW QUALITY PROTEIN: nuclear pore complex protein NUP54 (The sequence of the model RefSeq protein was modified relative to this genomic sequence to represent the inferred CDS: inserted 1 base in 1 codon), with amino-acid sequence MFGGQSSSSLFGTPSSAFGTPTFGTPSSTPAFSTPGFGTPSSTPAFGASSTPAFGGGSSLFSTPFSAQQQPQQQQQQQQNSLFQLSPSTGFGFQNSTPAPQPSPFPNSQLTTQMANVAPVPFSLADRDIQAILDSYKEDAGNPKYAFKHLLFSVTDPQFRVKPAGVSDIMWAEAMGKLEGMESADRERLWPQQVQGFKDLSQRLKLQDEVIVSDAERLSVTQSNVKMLQRHFQADTLPWIQRLKQKEQILQQRILRVMRIVEALEGKGCRIPLTKGEAELAEKLATITRQLKGSGAELSRRVQNLLGVSRVKANSNGFCNSAHLLGSTKIHDQSLADLQEVLQQQMDAIARLGSVLKRDARDMEIMMAEDTGXFRKWTFNVNLLKKSVAFLLHIFL